The following coding sequences are from one Mytilus trossulus isolate FHL-02 chromosome 8, PNRI_Mtr1.1.1.hap1, whole genome shotgun sequence window:
- the LOC134727944 gene encoding uncharacterized protein LOC134727944, whose product MAGSVLPAWVPEMLEKGETLETCLEMLKNMQSTEREARMEEREMRKIEMEKEVRLKELELREKEMAQGVAPPQTHSSLKSKLPKFKEGEDPDVFLRSFEKLVVLHKIPKSEWALRLVPLLCGKALEAFSRLSEEDSKNYDKIKSAILCRYELTAEAYREKFRSERQSSDESFKEFSVRLVGFLRHWLERELIGTDFDRFVDLVTREQLMVSCNKELKLWIKEQKPKTIDELVDKAEAFQQAHKDEQVSSKSVGRIDTDQSKQQGRYNQSKGRQPDTRTCFICKNIGHIATHCPTRTNRSKEDNFKPGKFGLCIQSRQEYRVDDYISGVTVKLPGVSCNGDKVQVHGLDIVEGKIDSDKISVLRDTGCSTVFVHSRFTNPDCLTGQTRDICLADGSVKQCPEVCINISTPYISGDIIALILDTPFADLIVGNYVNTSVPHSVDGLSVTSGEDIFVSGDSVPCHAVETRSRKKKQDEADIMIDQTNVQRSSDIPISHSIDFSDVCHDFKICDRKQLIELQKTDETLDKVKSYVSDVHDNPASYFIYNSDLLYRVYTKPSGEVIQQIVLPSKLRGTVLSLGHDIPLAGHLGNKKTRDRIMQHFFWPGIFNDIAEYCRSCPDCQIGTSKGRVPRAPLISIPPMDEPFQRIAIDFVGPLPMTDDKNRYVLVCVDYSTKYPEAIPLKDQEASTVANALISLFSRVGIPRELLTDQGSNFMSELMVEVCRLLKISKLRTSPYHAMCNGLCEKFNGVLKKMLKAYARQTPKIWDAYIPYLLFAYREVPNESTGFSPFELLYGRHIRGPLAVLKEEWEEPSTCQNSVLSYLLDTREKLRTMAEYAIENETKAKQRQKFYYDRKARDRKIEVGQKVLILLPTHTSKLLASWKGPFIVTDKVSPVDYKVKVRGKDKVFHVNMLKLWHERVDNDLDNNVTTDIAACLNVISGLNTDEGTDDSEMTTDITPVLKSKENVDDVTISPELTTVEKQQLKELLSEYEDIFSDVPKVTNIIEHRVVTKTDEPIYQRPYPLPYALRDKVREEIDNMLAAGIVEPSDSPYAAPIVLIKKKDNTLRFCADYRSLNKQTIFDPIFMPRMDEVLNKVSRARYISKLDLTKGYWQVPLDKDSRQKSAFITPFGHYQFTVTPFGMMNSGATFVRMMDKVLAGYEEFADSFIDDIGIFSDTWEYQIEHLRAVFDSLRQANLVAKPSKCLFGYDELEFLGHIAGGGKIKPVQDKVSAIHEFPVPVTKKQVRSFLGLIGFYRKFIPQFSDISVPLTDLTKKNEPNKVEWSDTTQKSFDKLKECICSDSVLRSPDFSKKFILQTDASGKGLGAVLEQEFDDGRRPIMFISKKLSGAECNYAVVEKECFAIVWAVKTLRNYLEGKEFAIYTDHAPLQWLQRMKTSNQRLLRWSLILQEFNYTVFYIAGKTNIVADVLSRCGDI is encoded by the coding sequence ATGGCAGGAAGTGTATTACCCGCTTGGGTTCCGGAGATGTTAGAGAAGGGTGAAACTTTGGAGACATGTTTAgaaatgttgaaaaacatgCAGTCTACTGAGAGAGAAGCTAGGATGGAAGAGAGAGAGATGAGAAAGATAGAGATGGAAAAAGAGGTACGTTTAAAAGAGTTAGAGCTTAGAGAGAAAGAAATGGCTCAAGGTGTTGCACCACCACAGACACATTCAAGTTTGAAGTCGAAACTTCCTAAATTTAAGGAAGGTGAAGACCCAGATGTATTTTTAAGGTCCTTTGAGAAATTGGTGGTTTTGCATAAAATACCCAAGTCTGAGTGGGCCCTTAGATTAGTCCCTTTACTTTGTGGGAAAGCTTTAGAGGCATTTTCTAGATTGTCTGAAGAGGACagtaaaaattatgataaaattaaatCTGCTATTTTATGTAGATACGAGCTTACTGCCGAGGCATACAGGGAGAAGTTCAGAAGTGAACGCCAGTCTTCGGATGAGTCATTTAAGGAATTTTCAGTCAGACTAGTAGGTTTTCTTAGACATTGGTTGGAGCGTGAGTTGATAGGCACTGATTTTGATAGATTTGTTGATTTAGTTACTAGAGAACAGTTAATGGTAAGTTGTAATAAAGAGCTCAAACTTTGGATCAAGGAACAGAAACCGAAAACAATTGATGAGTTGGTAGACAAAGCTGAGGCTTTTCAGCAAGCACATAAAGATGAACAGGTAAGTTCTAAATCAGTTGGGAGAATTGACACCGACCAATCTAAACAACAAGGTAGATATAACCAATCAAAAGGAAGACAACCTGACACTAGgacttgttttatttgtaagaaCATTGGTCATATAGCTACGCACTGTCCTACAAGGACGAACCGGTCAAAGGAGGATAATTTTAAGCCAGGTAAGTTTGGTTTGTGCATACAGAGTAGACAGGAGTATAGAGTAGATGATTATATTAGTGGTGTGACTGTTAAGTTGCCTGGTGTTTCATGTAATGGCGACAAGGTACAGGTACATGGACTTGATATAGTAGAAGGTAAGATCGATAGTGATAAAATCTCAGTTTTGAGAGATACAGGTTGTTCTACTGTATTTGTTCATAGTAGGTTTACTAACCCAGATTGTCTTACAGGTCAGACTAGAGACATATGTTTAGCAGATGGTTCAGTGAAGCAGTGTCCAGAAGTATGTATTAATATTTCTACTCCTTATATTTCAGGTGATATTATTGCATTGATCTTAGATACACCGTTTGCAGATCTGATTGTTGGAAACTATGTGAACACATCAGTACCACATAGTGTCGATGGTTTATCAGTGACTAGTGgagaagatatttttgtttcaggTGACTCAGTCCCATGTCATGCAGTTGAGACTCGATCTCGAAAGAAGAAGCAGGATGAAGCAGATATTATGATTGATCAGACGAATGTTCAGCGTAGTAGCGATATACCTATATCTCATTCTATAGATTTTTCAGACGTATGCCATGATTTTAAGATTTGTGATAGGAAGCAGTTGATTGAGTTACAGAAGACAGATGAGACTTTGGATAAGGTAAAATCTTATGTAAGTGATGTGCATGATAACCCAgcatcttattttatatataattcagaTTTACTATATAGAGTGTATACTAAGCCAAGTGGTGAAGTTATTCAGCAAATTGTATTACCAAGCAAGTTGAGAGGAACAGTTCTTTCGTTGGGACATGATATTCCGTTGGCAGGTCACCTTGGGAATAAGAAAACAAGAGACAGAATCATGCAGCACTTTTTCTGGCCAGGTATATTTAATGATATTGCCGAATACTGTAGGTCTTGTCCAGATTGTCAGATAGGTACATCGAAGGGTAGAGTACCACGTGCTCCATTGATTAGCATACCACCTATGGATGAGCCATTTCAGCGCATTGCTATTGATTTTGTTGGCCCTTTGCCTATGACTGATGATAAAAACCGTTATGTACTTGTTTGCGTCGATTATTCCACTAAATATCCAGAAGCAATTCCTTTAAAAGACCAAGAAGCTTCTACAGTCGCTAATGCTCttataagtttattttctaGAGTTGGCATACCCAGGGAGCTGTTGACAGACCAAGGCAGTAACTTTATGTCAGAGCTGATGGTTGAGGTATGTAGACTATTAAAGATAAGTAAGTTACGCACTAGTCCTTATCATGCTATGTGTAATGGACTCTGTGAAAAGTTTAACGGTGTACTGAAGAAAATGTTGAAGGCATATGCACGACAGACACCAAAAATATGGGATGCATATATCCCCTACTTATTATTTGCATATCGGGAGGTACCAAATGAGAGTACTGGTTTCTCaccgtttgaattgttatatgGCAGGCACATTAGAGGACCTCTAGCAGTACTTAAAGAAGAGTGGGAAGAGCCTAGTACATGTCAAAACTCTGTGTTGAGTTATTTATTAGACACTAGAGAAAAGTTGAGAACAATGGCTGAGTACGccattgaaaatgaaacaaaagcgAAACAAAGACAGAAGTTTTATTATGATAGAAAAGCTAGAGACAGAAAGATTGAAGTTGGTCAAAAGGTGCTTATATTATTGCCTACACATACATCAAAGCTGTTAGCGAGTTGGAAAGGACCATTTATAGTGACTGATAAAGTTAGTCCTGTTGACTATAAGGTCAAGGTTAGAGGAAAAGACAAAGTATTTCATGTAAATATGTTGAAGTTATGGCATGAGCGGGTAGATAATGATCTTGATAATAATGTCACAACAGATATTGCTGCGTGCTTAAATGTAATTTCAGGTCTTAACACAGATGAAGGCACAGATGATAGTGAGATGACTACAGATATAACTCCAGTGTTGAAAAGCAAAGAAAATGTAGATGACGTTACGATCTCACCAGAATTGACAACTGTCGAAAAACAGCAGCTTAAAGAATTACTATCAGAATATGAAGACATCTTTAGTGACGTACCTAAGGTAACAAATATTATAGAACATAGAGTAGTTACAAAAACAGATGAACCGATTTACCAACGTCCGTACCCACTACCATACGCACTTAGAGATAAGGTCAGAGAAGAGATTGACAATATGTTAGCTGCAGGTATAGTTGAGCCGTCTGACAGTCCGTATGCAGCTCCGATAGTACTGATCaagaaaaaagacaacacaCTTAGATTTTGTGCCGATTATCGTTCCTTGAACAAACAGACTATCTTTGACCCGATTTTTATGCCACGCATGGATGAGGTACTGAATAAAGTCAGCAGAGCACGATATATCAGTAAACTTGATTTAACTAAGGGCTATTGGCAGGTACCACTTGATAAAGACAGCCGACAGAAGAGCGCATTTATAACGCCGTTCGGACATTATCAGTTTACTGTTACTCCATTTGGTATGATGAACTCAGGTGCTACTTTTGTTCGTATGATGGATAAAGTTCTGGCAGGATACGAGGAATTTGCTGACTCGTTCATTGATGATATTGGTATATTTAGCGATACATGGGAGTACCAAATTGAGCATTTAAGGGCAGTATTCGATTCACTGAGACAGGCAAACCTCGTTGCAAAACCGAGTAAGTGTTTATTTGGCTACGATGAGCTTGAGTTTTTAGGACATATTGCCGGCGGTGGCAAGATTAAGCCTGTTCAGGACAAGGTATCTGCTATACATGAATTTCCAGTGCCTGTCACGAAGAAACAGGTGAGATCATTTCTCGGTCTGATAGGTTTCTACAGGAAGTTTATACCACAGTTCTCCGACATATCCGTACCTTTGACTGACCTTACAAAGAAAAACGaaccaaataaagttgaatggTCAGACACAacacaaaaatcttttgacaaGCTTAAAGAATGTATTTGTAGTGATTCTGTATTACGGAGTCcagatttttctaaaaagtttattttgcaGACTGATGCGTCCGGTAAGGGTCTAGGTGCTGTACTAGAGCAAGAATTTGATGACGGAAGGCGTCCAATTATGTTTATCAGCAAGAAACTCTCTGGAGCGGAATGCAACTACGCAGTGGTAGAAAAGGAGTGCTTTGCCATAGTGTGGGCGGTTAAAACTTTGAGAAACTATCTAGAGGGTAAAGAGTTTGCTATTTATACTGATCATGCTCCTTTACAGTGGTTACAGAGGATGAAAACCAGTAACCAACGGTTACTCCGTTGGAGTTTGATACTTCAGGAATTTAATTATACAGTTTTTTACATTGCAGGCAAGACAAACATTGTTGCAGATGTTTTGTCTAGATGTGGCGATATTTAG